The Bacillota bacterium genome contains a region encoding:
- the rpoZ gene encoding DNA-directed RNA polymerase subunit omega, translating into MTQPSLDQLVKRMDSKYTLVVAAAKRGRDLMSGKPRLVETPATKPVSIALAEIAAGRIGFERTKAGVK; encoded by the coding sequence ATGACCCAACCGTCTCTTGACCAACTCGTAAAGAGAATGGACAGCAAGTACACATTGGTGGTGGCGGCGGCCAAGCGCGGCCGGGACCTGATGAGCGGGAAGCCGCGCCTCGTCGAGACTCCGGCGACCAAGCCAGTGTCCATCGCCCTCGCCGAGATAGCGGCCGGCCGGATCGGCTTCGAGCGGACGAAGGCCGGCGTCAAGTAG
- the priA gene encoding primosomal protein N': MGYATVLVDVPVPAGEGLFDYAVPPSLDEAAVVGVCVRVPFRGRRAMGFVFARPTTPAVSEVREVIAVDDAYPPLTEEMRRLIDWLAQRYLCSYPDALHVIMPPGPRTRVESVIQLAVDETTASARADAVEARAPGQSRVIRALVAEGPMTIERLGEAAGVKDPTAIVKLLSGQGTVLKESVWRKGVGPLLETLYALAVSEGEAVQAAEATLRRAPKQARVLKTLADRGLPSSAAEIKTMAGVGPAVLASLVAKGLLRVERCERRRGPEVAWTDQAAASVVPTQAQGTVIKSIAEAIRNRRSERFLLHGVTGSGKTEVYLRAVEAALAGGRSAIYLVPEIALTPQAVVGFRARFGDDVAVLHSRLSNGERYDEWRRIYGGKVRVAVGARSAVFAPFRELGLIVLDEEHEGSYKQEDDPRYSARGVAEHRAEEHGAVLLLGSATPSLESYFAAAGPAPRYRLLRLTTRIGGRPLPGVSLVDMRAELAAGNKSVLSLTLREKLAERLARREQTILFLNRRGFSTFVLCRSCGYSARCPNCDVALTLHSTGPAGPELRCHYCDFVRPVPDVCPRCGSSYIRYFGAGTERIADEVKKLFPTARVARLDADAVTRKGAHAAILRSFRDGEVDVLVGTQMVAKGLDFPRVTLVGAVAADTALNLPDFRAAERTFQLLTQVAGRAGRGDPGEVVFQTYQPEHYSLLRAKEQDFEAFYAAELEVRRGLGYPPFTRLGVIIVSGVREQPVIDAAQDLADRVKAAAGEATEVLGPAPAPFARLRGRFRWQILLKSGPGADLEALLRTAQDEARHRRGAGELRVTVDIDPQDLL; encoded by the coding sequence ATGGGCTACGCGACCGTCCTGGTGGATGTACCGGTCCCGGCGGGTGAGGGACTCTTCGACTATGCCGTCCCACCCTCGCTGGACGAGGCGGCGGTGGTCGGGGTCTGCGTTCGCGTGCCCTTTCGGGGGCGGCGGGCCATGGGGTTCGTCTTCGCCCGCCCAACGACTCCAGCCGTCAGCGAGGTCCGTGAGGTCATCGCCGTCGATGACGCCTACCCACCCCTGACCGAGGAGATGCGCCGCCTCATCGATTGGCTTGCCCAGCGCTACCTGTGCTCCTACCCCGACGCCCTCCACGTGATCATGCCCCCGGGACCGCGGACCAGAGTCGAAAGCGTGATCCAGCTGGCGGTGGACGAGACGACCGCGTCGGCGCGGGCCGACGCCGTCGAAGCCAGGGCCCCCGGTCAATCCAGGGTGATCAGAGCCCTTGTGGCCGAAGGACCCATGACCATCGAGCGGCTGGGTGAGGCGGCCGGGGTGAAGGACCCCACGGCCATCGTCAAGCTCCTGAGCGGACAGGGCACGGTCTTGAAGGAATCAGTCTGGCGCAAGGGCGTCGGTCCCCTTCTGGAGACTCTCTACGCTCTGGCCGTCAGCGAGGGCGAAGCCGTCCAGGCGGCTGAGGCGACCCTCCGCCGGGCGCCGAAGCAGGCGCGGGTCCTCAAGACACTGGCTGACCGGGGTCTCCCGAGCAGCGCCGCGGAGATCAAGACGATGGCCGGGGTCGGCCCTGCGGTCCTGGCCTCCCTGGTCGCCAAGGGGCTCCTCAGGGTCGAACGGTGCGAGCGGCGGCGCGGTCCGGAGGTCGCCTGGACCGACCAAGCGGCGGCCTCGGTGGTCCCTACTCAAGCCCAGGGAACTGTGATAAAATCAATCGCTGAGGCGATCCGGAATCGCCGGTCGGAGCGCTTCCTGCTGCACGGGGTGACCGGGAGCGGCAAGACCGAGGTCTACCTGCGGGCGGTCGAAGCCGCCCTGGCCGGCGGGCGCTCAGCCATCTACCTTGTGCCGGAGATCGCCTTAACGCCCCAGGCGGTGGTCGGCTTCCGGGCCCGCTTCGGCGACGACGTGGCCGTGCTCCATAGCCGGCTGTCGAACGGCGAACGGTACGACGAATGGCGGCGGATATACGGCGGCAAGGTAAGAGTGGCCGTCGGCGCTCGTTCAGCGGTGTTCGCGCCCTTCCGCGAGCTCGGCCTGATCGTTCTGGACGAGGAACACGAGGGCAGTTACAAGCAGGAAGACGACCCTCGCTACAGTGCCAGGGGGGTGGCCGAGCACCGGGCCGAGGAGCACGGCGCGGTCCTCCTCCTGGGCAGCGCGACGCCGTCCCTGGAGAGCTACTTCGCGGCCGCCGGGCCAGCCCCCCGGTATCGGCTGCTTCGGCTGACGACGAGGATCGGCGGCCGACCGCTACCGGGGGTGAGCCTCGTCGACATGCGGGCCGAGCTGGCCGCCGGCAACAAGAGCGTGCTATCCCTCACCCTCCGGGAGAAGCTGGCCGAGCGGTTGGCCCGCCGGGAACAGACCATCCTCTTCTTGAATCGGCGCGGGTTCTCGACCTTCGTCCTCTGCCGGTCCTGCGGCTACTCCGCGCGTTGCCCCAATTGCGACGTCGCTCTGACCCTCCACAGCACCGGACCGGCCGGCCCGGAGCTCCGCTGCCACTACTGCGATTTTGTCCGTCCGGTGCCCGACGTCTGCCCGCGTTGCGGGAGCTCGTACATCCGTTACTTCGGGGCCGGCACGGAGCGGATCGCCGACGAGGTCAAGAAGCTCTTCCCGACGGCCCGTGTGGCCAGGCTGGACGCTGATGCGGTGACCCGCAAGGGGGCCCATGCGGCCATCCTCCGCTCGTTCCGGGATGGCGAAGTAGATGTCCTGGTCGGTACGCAGATGGTCGCCAAGGGCCTCGACTTCCCAAGGGTGACCCTGGTCGGGGCGGTCGCCGCCGACACCGCCTTGAACCTGCCCGACTTCCGGGCGGCCGAGCGGACCTTCCAGCTCTTGACCCAAGTCGCCGGGCGGGCCGGCCGGGGCGACCCGGGTGAGGTCGTCTTCCAGACCTACCAGCCCGAACACTACAGCCTACTCCGGGCCAAGGAGCAGGATTTCGAGGCCTTCTACGCGGCCGAGCTCGAGGTCCGCAGGGGCCTCGGCTACCCGCCCTTCACCCGCCTCGGCGTGATCATCGTCAGCGGGGTCAGGGAGCAGCCCGTCATCGATGCGGCCCAGGACCTGGCCGATAGGGTCAAGGCGGCGGCCGGCGAGGCGACCGAGGTCCTCGGTCCGGCGCCGGCCCCCTTCGCCCGCCTTCGTGGGCGTTTTCGCTGGCAGATCCTATTGAAGAGCGGCCCCGGGGCCGACCTTGAGGCCCTCCTCCGGACGGCCCAGGATGAGGCCCGTCACCGCCGGGGGGCGGGCGAACTCCGAGTGACCGTTGACATCGACCCCCAAGACCTTCTGTGA
- the def gene encoding peptide deformylase, translating to MAEAEIRKFDDPVLREKAKPVRRVNAAVRKVLDQMSETLYAAKGIGLAAPQIGLDKAMVVIDVGDGLIELVNPRIVQAEGTATAVEGCLSLPGMSGEVPRAEKVKVEALDGSGHRKWIEGEGILARCLQHEIDHLDGILFIDKATS from the coding sequence ATGGCCGAAGCTGAGATCCGTAAGTTCGATGATCCCGTCCTACGCGAGAAGGCCAAACCGGTCCGGAGGGTCAACGCCGCGGTCCGGAAGGTCCTCGACCAGATGAGCGAGACCCTCTACGCGGCCAAGGGGATCGGCCTCGCCGCTCCCCAGATCGGCCTGGATAAGGCGATGGTGGTCATCGACGTGGGCGACGGGTTGATCGAATTGGTCAACCCGAGGATCGTCCAGGCCGAAGGGACGGCCACGGCCGTGGAGGGGTGTCTGAGCCTGCCGGGCATGTCCGGCGAGGTGCCCCGGGCCGAGAAGGTCAAGGTCGAGGCACTCGACGGCAGCGGCCACCGGAAGTGGATCGAGGGAGAGGGGATCCTGGCCCGCTGCCTCCAACACGAGATCGACCACCTCGACGGGATCCTCTTCATCGACAAGGCCACCTCGAT
- the gmk gene encoding guanylate kinase, with protein MKDFRVGQKGLLLVVSGPSGAGKSRLVEALRRLIPDLQFSVSVTTRPPRAGEQDGVDYHFIKEQDFVDRVARDEFLEWASVYGHHYGSLKSQVMEALRQGKGIVCDIDTRGARQIVDRCPDAVTVFILPPSPEELRRRLESRGTDSRETIEGRLAAAAREILAAGWYQYLVLNDDFKRALRTLEAIVIAERSRLSRSPDELRSFLKQGGFQGPDDPTVS; from the coding sequence ATGAAGGATTTCAGGGTTGGCCAGAAGGGGTTACTGTTAGTCGTGTCGGGTCCGTCCGGGGCGGGGAAGAGCAGGCTGGTCGAGGCCCTCCGGAGACTGATCCCGGATCTGCAGTTTTCAGTGTCGGTCACGACGCGCCCTCCCCGAGCGGGAGAGCAAGACGGGGTCGACTACCACTTCATCAAGGAACAGGACTTCGTCGACCGGGTCGCCCGAGACGAGTTCCTCGAATGGGCGAGCGTCTACGGGCATCACTACGGGTCGCTCAAGAGTCAGGTCATGGAGGCGTTGAGGCAAGGCAAGGGCATCGTGTGTGACATTGACACCAGGGGCGCCCGTCAGATCGTCGATCGGTGCCCGGATGCCGTCACGGTGTTCATCCTACCGCCAAGTCCCGAAGAGCTTCGTCGTCGCCTGGAGTCACGGGGTACTGATAGCCGCGAGACGATCGAGGGACGTCTGGCGGCCGCCGCCCGCGAGATTCTCGCTGCGGGCTGGTATCAGTACTTGGTGCTCAACGACGACTTCAAAAGGGCCCTGAGGACCTTAGAGGCCATCGTCATCGCCGAGAGGTCACGCCTTTCTCGATCCCCAGACGAGCTCCGGTCGTTCCTGAAACAGGGAGGTTTCCAAGGACCAGATGACCCAACCGTCTCTTGA